In Candidatus Pelagibacter ubique HIMB140, a single window of DNA contains:
- a CDS encoding glycosyltransferase, translated as MKYVILVPIYNDRESLKLLIENINYEIKDLNSEISLLVINDASSQQIIDEYPNIENIQSIEIINMKENRGHARCIASGLKYIYEKKEFDYVIPMDGDGEDRPEEIKNFVELSKEAGDRSIVGERVKRSENMIFKLCYQFHKFLTLAFTGQSIKFGNFTCLSKATVKKMIDEKSTWNSFSGSLKKIEKDLISSPSIRGKRYFGPSQMSFFNLLKHSLSIISVFRKRVLIRSALFIVFYILLIKSNASIVTSLPLVLLLIMIYSISSLALRENIEEFNNSLTNIHDIDKIK; from the coding sequence ATGAAATATGTAATTTTAGTACCTATTTATAATGACCGCGAGTCTTTGAAGTTATTGATAGAAAATATTAATTACGAGATAAAAGATTTAAATTCTGAAATATCACTATTGGTAATCAATGATGCCTCTTCACAACAAATCATTGATGAATATCCAAATATTGAAAATATTCAATCTATTGAAATCATCAACATGAAAGAAAACAGAGGTCATGCAAGATGCATTGCTTCAGGTTTGAAATATATCTATGAAAAAAAGGAGTTTGATTATGTCATCCCTATGGATGGAGATGGCGAGGATAGGCCTGAAGAAATTAAAAACTTTGTCGAATTATCAAAGGAAGCTGGAGACAGATCTATAGTTGGTGAAAGGGTTAAAAGATCAGAAAATATGATATTCAAGTTATGTTACCAATTTCATAAGTTTTTAACTTTAGCATTTACAGGGCAATCTATTAAATTTGGTAATTTTACATGTCTTTCAAAAGCAACTGTTAAGAAAATGATAGATGAAAAATCTACTTGGAATAGTTTTTCTGGATCATTAAAAAAAATTGAAAAAGATTTAATTTCTTCTCCATCAATAAGAGGAAAAAGATATTTTGGTCCATCTCAAATGAGTTTTTTTAATTTGTTGAAACATTCTCTTTCAATAATAAGTGTATTTAGAAAAAGAGTTTTAATTCGTTCAGCTTTATTTATTGTTTTTTATATTTTGTTAATTAAAAGTAATGCGTCAATTGTTACTTCATTACCTTTAGTTTTGTTATTAATAATGATTTATTCAATTTCTAGTTTAGCTTTAAGAGAAAATATTGAAGAATTTAATAATTCCTTAACAAACATTCACGATATTGATAAAATAAAATAA
- a CDS encoding glycosyltransferase family 39 protein: MTINTKNIDNLFYIFVTSHLIFWTLIPTLTNHNLPLDTIEALAWGSNLDWGFNKHPPMSAFFPEVFFKIFGSQDWAYYLLSQIFVIISFYYVFKLSNEILKNKFFALISVLLIETIYFYNFTTAEFNVNVCQLPFWSLTAYYSWKIYSVKNIKFWDCFLIGLFGALGFLSKYLFIYLLVSIAFLFIYLIFKKERKFDFKYLITIEVFIVALVPHLIWLNSNEFITITYGLARTGLEQSSFIDHIKYPLIFLGKQIGILIPFIILTLLLVKKIKFKINFKDKNLLFLLAINILPIALMFLTSLITGSKIRTMWMTPFYLFFGTLIVYLFLSQINLKKLKPFMVGFLFFFFLSPILYAYVSVSKDDKRTDYPGKEIAMKTQYAWDQQFSSKINVVLGDEWNAGNLSYHLKSRPVWEGIVEREKLDQLKDYMCLDSICVGSR; this comes from the coding sequence ATGACCATTAATACCAAAAATATAGATAATCTTTTTTATATTTTTGTGACATCTCATCTAATTTTTTGGACCTTGATTCCAACTCTCACAAATCACAATTTACCCCTAGATACTATTGAGGCTTTAGCTTGGGGAAGTAATTTAGATTGGGGTTTTAATAAGCATCCTCCTATGAGCGCTTTTTTTCCAGAAGTTTTTTTTAAAATTTTTGGTTCACAGGATTGGGCTTATTATTTACTAAGCCAAATTTTTGTAATTATTTCATTTTATTATGTTTTCAAACTTTCTAACGAAATACTGAAAAACAAATTTTTTGCTTTAATTTCAGTTTTATTAATTGAAACAATTTATTTTTATAATTTTACTACAGCTGAGTTTAACGTAAATGTGTGTCAGTTACCTTTTTGGTCATTAACAGCATATTATTCTTGGAAAATTTATAGTGTTAAAAATATTAAATTTTGGGATTGTTTTTTAATAGGTTTATTTGGTGCATTAGGATTTTTATCAAAATATTTGTTCATTTACTTACTAGTATCTATCGCATTTTTATTCATTTACTTAATTTTTAAGAAAGAGAGAAAGTTTGATTTTAAATATTTGATTACAATAGAAGTTTTTATAGTTGCTTTAGTTCCTCACTTAATTTGGCTTAATAGTAATGAATTCATTACAATTACTTATGGACTAGCAAGAACTGGTTTAGAGCAATCAAGCTTTATAGATCATATAAAATATCCATTAATATTTTTAGGAAAACAAATTGGTATATTAATACCATTTATAATTTTAACTTTGTTATTGGTTAAAAAAATTAAATTCAAAATAAATTTTAAAGATAAAAATTTATTATTTTTGTTAGCAATTAATATCTTACCGATTGCCTTGATGTTTCTAACGTCTTTGATAACAGGATCAAAAATTAGAACAATGTGGATGACACCGTTTTATTTGTTCTTTGGAACGTTAATTGTTTATTTATTTCTATCTCAAATAAATTTGAAAAAATTAAAACCATTTATGGTTGGATTTTTGTTCTTTTTCTTTTTATCTCCTATTTTGTACGCTTATGTTTCAGTATCTAAAGATGACAAAAGAACAGATTATCCAGGAAAAGAAATTGCCATGAAAACTCAATATGCTTGGGACCAACAATTTAGCTCTAAGATAAATGTTGTGCTTGGAGATGAGTGGAATGCTGGCAATTTATCTTATCACTTAAAATCTAGACCAGTTTGGGAAGGTATAGTTGAAAGAGAGAAACTTGATCAATTGAAAGATTATATGTGTCTTGATAGTATCTGTGTTGGATCAAGATAA
- a CDS encoding TraR/DksA family transcriptional regulator, which translates to MPKTAKAKKKVSKPKAKVASKPKKTVASPAKKVPIKISKTYVPKETEKYMCEKHKVFFRMRLNEWKKELIKSNNEALYNGSMDDNNISADLVDQASSYIDKNVEMKAINRQIKLISEIDKALRRIMDDTYGYCLDTAEPIGLKRLMARPVAKYTIAAQEKHEKEEKVHVDD; encoded by the coding sequence ATGCCAAAGACTGCTAAAGCAAAGAAAAAAGTTTCTAAACCAAAAGCAAAAGTTGCAAGTAAGCCAAAGAAAACTGTGGCTTCGCCAGCTAAAAAAGTTCCTATAAAAATTTCAAAAACTTATGTTCCAAAAGAAACTGAAAAATATATGTGCGAAAAACATAAAGTATTTTTTAGAATGAGATTAAATGAATGGAAGAAAGAATTAATTAAATCAAACAATGAAGCACTTTACAATGGAAGCATGGATGACAACAATATTTCAGCTGATCTAGTAGATCAGGCAAGTTCATACATCGACAAGAATGTAGAGATGAAAGCAATTAACAGACAAATTAAATTAATTTCTGAAATCGATAAAGCTTTAAGAAGAATTATGGATGATACTTATGGGTATTGCTTAGATACGGCTGAACCAATTGGTTTAAAAAGATTAATGGCAAGACCTGTTGCTAAATACACTATTGCTGCACAAGAAAAGCATGAAAAAGAAGAAAAAGTTCATGTGGATGATTAA
- a CDS encoding glutathione S-transferase family protein, protein MIELYSANTPNGWKIGIMLEEIGYQYKVTKIDIGNEEQFNTDFLKISPFGKIPVITDHENNKSIFESGAILMYLGEKSGKFYNEKDRLVINQWLMAQMGTVGPMIGQHHQFHHYNPGKSEFGEQRYFKIAKRIYGELDTRLKVSKFLAGDNYTIADIATWPWLARHEWHDIGLKNYQNLSRWYQEISEREAVIKGYAFMDKEAKIPKI, encoded by the coding sequence ATGATAGAGTTATATTCTGCTAATACTCCAAATGGCTGGAAGATAGGTATTATGCTAGAAGAAATCGGTTATCAGTACAAAGTAACTAAGATTGATATAGGAAACGAGGAACAATTTAATACAGATTTTTTAAAGATAAGTCCATTTGGTAAAATTCCCGTAATTACTGATCATGAAAATAATAAAAGTATTTTCGAATCTGGTGCAATATTGATGTATCTGGGTGAAAAAAGTGGAAAGTTTTACAATGAAAAAGATCGATTAGTGATTAATCAATGGTTGATGGCTCAAATGGGAACTGTAGGTCCTATGATTGGTCAGCATCACCAGTTTCATCATTATAATCCAGGAAAAAGTGAATTTGGTGAACAAAGATATTTTAAAATTGCTAAAAGAATTTATGGAGAATTAGATACAAGATTAAAAGTTTCTAAATTTTTAGCTGGAGATAATTATACCATTGCTGATATTGCAACGTGGCCATGGCTAGCAAGGCATGAATGGCATGATATTGGATTAAAAAATTATCAAAACTTATCTAGATGGTATCAAGAAATTTCTGAGCGTGAGGCTGTTATAAAAGGATATGCCTTTATGGATAAAGAGGCAAAAATTCCAAAGATTTAA
- a CDS encoding NAD(P)/FAD-dependent oxidoreductase has product MNKTDVLIIGAGPTGLFCAHQLGIIGLQCEIVDNLDKAGGQCIELYPDKPIYDIPAVPECTGEELTNNLLQQIKPFNVKFHLNERVEELKKIENRWHIKTSGNQEFDVAAIIIAGGVGSFEPRKFPVKECEKFEGSSLFYSIKDKTIFKDKTISIFGGGDSALDWAIELSNTSKVNLIHRRDGFSGAESSVQKVKELNDQGKLNLYTKYQMDSIRGDNHISSVKIKHDDGEVKELQSDYVLGFFGLIMQLGPILNWGLNINKKTVEVNTENFETNVDGIFAIGDICSYLGKLKLILSGFHEGALAARGCFKYARPDEKLRFEFTTTSKAAQERLGVKK; this is encoded by the coding sequence ATGAATAAAACAGATGTGTTAATTATTGGAGCAGGACCAACAGGATTGTTCTGTGCTCATCAACTTGGAATTATAGGACTTCAATGTGAAATCGTAGATAATCTAGATAAGGCTGGAGGGCAGTGTATCGAACTTTATCCTGATAAACCTATTTATGATATTCCAGCTGTACCAGAATGTACTGGTGAAGAATTAACAAATAATCTCTTACAACAAATAAAACCTTTTAATGTTAAATTTCATTTAAATGAAAGAGTAGAAGAACTCAAAAAGATTGAAAATCGTTGGCATATCAAAACAAGTGGAAACCAAGAGTTTGATGTAGCAGCAATTATTATTGCAGGTGGAGTAGGATCTTTTGAACCTAGAAAATTTCCAGTTAAAGAATGTGAAAAATTTGAAGGATCCTCATTATTTTATTCAATTAAAGATAAAACAATTTTTAAAGACAAAACTATCTCAATATTTGGAGGAGGAGACTCCGCACTAGATTGGGCTATAGAATTATCAAATACTTCTAAAGTTAATTTAATTCATAGACGTGATGGATTTAGTGGAGCTGAATCTAGTGTTCAAAAAGTGAAAGAATTAAATGATCAGGGAAAATTAAATTTGTACACCAAATATCAAATGGACTCTATTAGAGGAGACAACCACATTAGTTCAGTAAAAATAAAACATGACGATGGAGAAGTAAAAGAATTACAATCTGATTATGTTCTTGGATTTTTTGGTTTGATTATGCAGCTAGGCCCTATTTTAAATTGGGGATTAAATATCAATAAAAAAACAGTTGAAGTAAATACTGAAAACTTTGAGACAAATGTCGATGGTATATTTGCAATTGGTGATATTTGTTCTTATCTAGGTAAATTAAAATTAATACTTTCAGGATTTCATGAAGGAGCTCTTGCTGCAAGAGGCTGCTTTAAGTACGCAAGACCAGACGAAAAACTAAGATTTGAATTCACTACTACATCAAAGGCTGCTCAAGAGAGACTTGGTGTAAAAAAATGA
- a CDS encoding 2Fe-2S iron-sulfur cluster-binding protein, protein MAKITYHTHDSKTHTIDIQNGLTVMEGAVQNDIPGIDADCGGGMACATCHVYVKENWLEKLPAKEDGEEDMLDMAYEPKQNSRLSCQLIVSDELDGLEVTIPEKQA, encoded by the coding sequence ATGGCAAAAATTACTTACCACACACACGACAGTAAAACTCACACTATTGATATTCAAAATGGATTAACAGTGATGGAAGGTGCGGTTCAAAATGATATTCCAGGAATTGATGCTGATTGTGGTGGTGGAATGGCATGTGCTACGTGTCATGTTTATGTTAAAGAAAATTGGTTAGAAAAACTTCCAGCAAAAGAAGACGGTGAAGAGGATATGTTGGATATGGCATATGAGCCAAAACAAAATAGTAGATTAAGTTGCCAATTAATTGTTTCAGATGAATTAGACGGATTAGAAGTTACTATTCCAGAAAAGCAAGCTTAG
- a CDS encoding fatty acid desaturase: MDVKLEKWHRCQIDMEVLKELSKKSDIKGLQHVSVFFGLLLVTGIMAYITWGTWWSAFWFLVYGNIYGFSNPLWHETGHKTAFKSKSLNEFFYYISSYLSNFEPLRWRYTHFVHHGNTYSTENPFDHEIEYGNNLKETPKNLLMNLIPFMELIYFKKSIAYEIIQHTFGVKTKVMQDCIPENAQSKVIFNSRIFVAIWIAIILWSLIASSWLPVLFFLLPKFYGRTLHKLVSFTQHAGLARNIKDHRYTTREMYLNPILSFLYWKMEYHVTHHMFPTVPSYNLDKLHHHIKDQLPRTNDGLIDAYKEILPAIMKQTEDTSYFFKKEVPEPQNA; this comes from the coding sequence ATGGATGTAAAACTAGAAAAATGGCACCGATGCCAAATTGATATGGAGGTTCTTAAAGAACTTTCAAAAAAATCTGACATTAAAGGTCTTCAACATGTTTCAGTTTTTTTTGGGTTATTATTAGTAACAGGAATTATGGCCTATATAACGTGGGGTACTTGGTGGTCTGCTTTTTGGTTTTTGGTTTACGGAAATATTTATGGTTTTTCAAATCCATTGTGGCATGAGACAGGTCATAAAACTGCGTTTAAATCAAAATCTTTAAATGAATTTTTTTACTATATCTCTTCTTATCTTTCTAATTTTGAACCACTGAGATGGAGATACACACACTTTGTTCATCATGGAAATACATATTCAACAGAAAATCCGTTTGATCATGAAATTGAATATGGAAATAATTTAAAAGAAACTCCAAAAAATTTATTAATGAATTTAATTCCTTTTATGGAACTTATTTATTTCAAAAAAAGTATTGCTTACGAAATTATTCAACATACATTTGGTGTAAAAACTAAAGTCATGCAAGATTGCATTCCTGAAAATGCACAATCAAAAGTTATTTTTAATTCTAGAATTTTTGTTGCAATTTGGATTGCAATTATATTGTGGTCTTTAATTGCATCATCTTGGTTACCTGTTTTGTTTTTTTTATTACCAAAATTTTATGGAAGAACTTTACATAAACTAGTTTCTTTTACTCAACATGCAGGTTTAGCAAGAAATATTAAAGATCATAGATATACAACAAGAGAAATGTATCTTAATCCTATTCTAAGCTTTTTATATTGGAAAATGGAATATCATGTAACTCATCACATGTTTCCAACAGTTCCATCTTATAATTTAGATAAACTTCATCATCATATTAAAGATCAGTTACCAAGAACAAATGATGGTTTAATTGATGCCTACAAAGAAATTTTACCAGCTATAATGAAACAAACAGAGGACACTAGCTACTTTTTTAAAAAAGAAGTGCCAGAACCTCAAAATGCATAA
- a CDS encoding bacteriorhodopsin-like: MKKLKLFALTVVALMGVTGVANAETAMLAQDDFVGISFWLVSMACLAATVFFFLERSSVPAGWRVSMTVAGLVTGIAFVHYMYMRDVWIATGDSPTVYRYIDWLITVPLLMLEFYFVLAAVNKSDSGIFWRLMIGTLVMLVGGYLGEAGYINATLGFIIGMAGWVYILYEVFSGEAGKRAAKSGNKSLVTAFGAMRMIVTVGWAIYPLGYIFGYLTGGVDANSLNVIYNAADFLNKIAFGLIIWAAAMQQPGRAK; this comes from the coding sequence ATGAAAAAACTTAAATTGTTTGCTCTTACAGTTGTTGCTCTTATGGGCGTAACTGGTGTTGCAAACGCTGAAACAGCTATGCTGGCTCAAGACGATTTCGTAGGTATTTCGTTTTGGTTAGTATCTATGGCTTGTTTAGCTGCTACTGTATTCTTTTTCTTAGAAAGAAGTTCAGTTCCAGCTGGATGGAGAGTTTCAATGACAGTTGCTGGTCTAGTAACTGGTATTGCATTCGTACACTACATGTACATGAGAGATGTATGGATCGCTACTGGTGACTCACCAACTGTATACAGATACATTGACTGGTTAATTACAGTGCCATTATTGATGTTAGAATTCTATTTTGTTCTAGCAGCAGTAAACAAATCAGACTCTGGAATTTTCTGGAGACTAATGATTGGTACACTAGTAATGCTAGTAGGTGGATACTTAGGAGAAGCTGGATACATCAACGCTACACTTGGTTTCATAATCGGTATGGCTGGTTGGGTATACATCTTATATGAAGTATTCTCTGGTGAAGCAGGTAAGAGAGCAGCGAAAAGTGGTAACAAATCACTTGTAACTGCTTTTGGTGCAATGAGAATGATCGTTACTGTAGGTTGGGCGATCTACCCATTAGGTTACATTTTTGGTTACCTAACAGGTGGTGTAGATGCTAACTCACTAAACGTGATTTACAACGCAGCTGACTTCTTGAACAAGATCGCTTTCGGTCTGATCATTTGGGCAGCAGCTATGCAACAACCTGGTAGAGCTAAGTAG
- a CDS encoding propionyl-CoA synthetase — MSKKFLNIYENSIQNPEKFWQEASEDIFWFKKPTKILNKSNPPFYKWFEDGVTNTCYNALDIHIDQGRGQKTALIYDSPITGNKAKFTYEELRAKVSRFAGALKQQGVNKGDRVIIYMPMIPEAVISMLACARIGAIHSVVFGGFASNELASRIDDSKAKLLVTASCGFEPGRTVEYKPLVDEAIKIANHKIEKTILFQRPGNEVKLNAPTEISWEEAISNAKDTDCVEMNSNEFAYILYTSGTTGTPKGIVRDTGGHIVALKWTMKNIYNIDTDDIWWSASDIGWIVGHSYIVYAPLFKGCTTVLFEGKPVGTPDAGAFWKIISDYKVKSLFTAPTAFRAIKKEDPEGKFFSKYDLSSFESLFLAGERADPDTIKWAENLLRVPVIDHWWQTETSWAISSNCTGIEMMETKYGSACKAVPGYDVKIIKPDQSLAKPNEMGDIVVKLPLPPGTFPTLWNADQRYKENYMTNYEGYYQTYDAGHIDDEGYIWIMSRTDDIINVAGHRLSTGAIEEVLSEHQSVAECAVLGIADKLKGQLPIGLVVLKSGVEKDNETVSKECVQMVREKIGPVAAFKVVIVIKRLPKTRSGKILRGTIRKIADGVEYKIPPTIDDPAILDEIKENLSQNGIIK, encoded by the coding sequence ATGTCAAAAAAATTTCTAAATATTTACGAAAATTCCATTCAAAACCCTGAAAAATTTTGGCAAGAAGCAAGTGAAGATATCTTTTGGTTTAAAAAACCAACAAAAATTTTAAACAAATCTAATCCTCCTTTCTATAAATGGTTTGAAGATGGCGTCACCAACACTTGTTATAACGCTTTAGACATACATATTGACCAAGGAAGAGGTCAAAAAACTGCTTTAATCTACGATAGTCCTATCACAGGTAATAAAGCTAAGTTTACTTATGAGGAACTTAGAGCAAAAGTATCAAGATTTGCAGGTGCTTTAAAACAACAAGGTGTAAATAAAGGAGATAGAGTAATTATTTACATGCCAATGATCCCTGAGGCTGTAATTTCTATGCTTGCTTGTGCGAGAATTGGTGCAATACACTCAGTTGTTTTTGGTGGATTTGCCTCAAATGAGCTTGCAAGCAGAATAGATGACAGTAAAGCAAAACTATTAGTAACTGCTTCATGTGGTTTTGAACCTGGAAGGACAGTTGAATACAAACCTCTGGTAGATGAGGCTATAAAAATAGCTAATCATAAAATTGAAAAGACGATTTTGTTCCAAAGACCAGGAAACGAAGTCAAATTAAATGCTCCAACTGAGATTAGTTGGGAAGAAGCAATCTCAAATGCAAAAGATACTGATTGTGTTGAGATGAATTCAAATGAGTTTGCTTACATCTTATATACATCTGGAACGACAGGGACACCAAAAGGAATTGTTAGGGATACTGGTGGTCATATCGTTGCTCTTAAATGGACTATGAAGAATATCTACAATATTGATACTGATGATATTTGGTGGTCGGCTAGTGATATTGGTTGGATTGTTGGGCACTCTTATATTGTTTATGCCCCATTGTTTAAAGGATGCACAACAGTTTTATTTGAAGGAAAGCCTGTTGGAACACCAGATGCTGGTGCTTTCTGGAAAATCATCTCAGATTATAAAGTAAAATCATTATTCACTGCACCAACTGCATTTAGAGCCATCAAGAAAGAAGATCCAGAAGGTAAATTTTTCTCAAAATATGATTTATCTAGTTTTGAGAGCTTGTTTCTTGCTGGAGAAAGAGCAGACCCAGATACTATCAAGTGGGCAGAAAATTTATTAAGAGTCCCAGTGATTGATCACTGGTGGCAAACTGAGACTAGTTGGGCAATCAGCTCAAATTGTACAGGAATTGAAATGATGGAGACCAAATACGGCTCAGCTTGTAAAGCAGTTCCAGGATATGATGTCAAAATCATTAAACCAGACCAATCTTTAGCTAAACCAAATGAAATGGGAGATATTGTTGTAAAACTACCTTTGCCTCCTGGGACATTCCCTACTCTATGGAATGCTGATCAAAGATACAAAGAAAACTATATGACTAATTATGAAGGCTATTATCAAACATATGATGCAGGTCATATTGATGATGAAGGTTACATTTGGATTATGTCTAGAACTGATGACATTATCAATGTTGCAGGACATAGGTTATCAACTGGTGCAATTGAAGAGGTTTTGTCTGAACATCAATCAGTTGCTGAATGTGCAGTTCTTGGAATTGCAGATAAATTAAAAGGTCAATTACCGATTGGTTTAGTAGTTTTAAAATCTGGTGTTGAAAAAGATAATGAAACTGTATCAAAAGAATGTGTTCAAATGGTTAGAGAAAAAATTGGACCTGTAGCAGCATTTAAAGTTGTTATTGTTATTAAAAGATTGCCAAAAACCAGATCAGGAAAAATTTTAAGAGGAACAATAAGGAAAATTGCGGATGGTGTTGAATATAAAATTCCACCTACAATAGATGATCCAGCAATTTTAGATGAAATTAAAGAAAACTTATCTCAAAATGGAATTATAAAATAA
- a CDS encoding DMT family transporter, translating to MLKTYLILIAATIFEVSGTMLLPVTKGFTKPVPTGALIFFYVCAFFCLSIVVTKLPLAVVYATWCGLGIFTIAILGYIFYGQSLSWQVVLGMFLIVLGLTLVNIYSSKTIN from the coding sequence ATGCTTAAAACATATTTAATCTTAATTGCAGCAACTATATTTGAAGTTTCAGGAACTATGCTTTTACCTGTTACAAAAGGTTTTACAAAACCAGTTCCAACAGGTGCTTTAATATTTTTTTATGTATGTGCATTTTTTTGTCTATCAATTGTAGTTACTAAACTTCCATTGGCTGTGGTTTATGCAACTTGGTGTGGTTTAGGAATATTTACTATTGCTATACTTGGATATATTTTTTACGGACAGTCATTAAGTTGGCAGGTTGTTTTGGGTATGTTCTTAATCGTATTGGGATTAACGCTTGTAAATATTTATTCTTCTAAAACAATTAACTAA
- a CDS encoding dihydroorotase, producing MLDLIIKNGQCYIDGELKDVDVAIKDGKIQKIGQISEEAKETINVEGHTVLPGCIDTQTHFREPGSTDTEDLHSGSRAAIAGGITSVFEMPNTNPPTSNMKEFKRKLDLAKDRMYCNYAFYFGATADNADDLASLKDLKGCCGIKLFAGSSTGNLLVAEEDDIDKVFQNASKVVAVHSEDEAILKINKKLIKEGNVHTHPVWRSAECAIASTRRIVRIAEKHKKKAHVLHITTKEEIDFLSQHKGNITFEITPQHLTLYAPDCYDKLGTYAQMNPPLRDKTHYDRLWYGVRNNFNDTIGSDHAPHLKENKDKVYPNTPSGMPGVQTLMPVMLNHINDGKLSLNQLINFVCENPVKIFGIKNKGFIKEGYDADFTIVDMNKTIEIKNENIESKCKWSPFNGFKFKGTPTHTIIAGKIKMQDGKILGDPEGTPLVFS from the coding sequence ATGTTAGATCTTATAATTAAAAACGGACAATGTTACATCGATGGTGAATTAAAAGACGTTGATGTTGCTATAAAAGATGGAAAAATTCAAAAGATTGGTCAAATTTCAGAAGAAGCAAAAGAGACAATCAATGTAGAAGGTCATACAGTATTGCCTGGTTGCATAGATACCCAAACACATTTTAGAGAACCAGGATCAACAGATACTGAGGATCTTCATTCAGGGAGTAGGGCAGCAATAGCAGGTGGGATAACCAGTGTATTTGAGATGCCAAACACTAACCCTCCAACTTCAAACATGAAAGAGTTTAAAAGAAAACTAGATCTTGCTAAAGATAGAATGTATTGCAATTATGCTTTTTACTTTGGTGCTACTGCTGACAATGCAGATGACTTAGCTAGTTTAAAAGATTTAAAAGGTTGTTGTGGAATTAAGCTTTTTGCTGGCTCTTCGACTGGTAATTTATTAGTGGCTGAAGAAGATGATATAGATAAAGTTTTTCAAAACGCTTCCAAAGTCGTTGCAGTGCATTCCGAAGATGAAGCAATATTAAAGATTAATAAAAAATTAATTAAAGAAGGAAATGTCCACACACATCCCGTATGGAGGAGCGCAGAGTGTGCCATAGCATCCACAAGAAGAATTGTTAGAATTGCAGAAAAACATAAAAAAAAAGCTCATGTTCTTCATATTACAACGAAAGAAGAAATTGATTTTCTTTCTCAGCATAAGGGCAACATTACATTTGAGATAACTCCCCAGCATTTAACTCTTTATGCTCCAGATTGTTATGACAAACTTGGAACGTATGCTCAAATGAATCCACCATTAAGGGATAAAACTCATTATGATAGATTATGGTATGGGGTCAGAAACAACTTCAATGATACTATCGGATCAGATCATGCGCCTCATTTAAAAGAAAACAAAGATAAGGTTTATCCAAATACTCCTTCAGGTATGCCGGGTGTTCAAACTTTAATGCCAGTAATGTTAAATCATATTAACGATGGAAAACTAAGTTTAAATCAGTTGATAAACTTTGTTTGTGAAAATCCAGTTAAAATTTTTGGAATTAAAAATAAAGGATTTATTAAAGAAGGTTATGATGCTGACTTTACAATTGTAGATATGAACAAAACAATCGAAATTAAGAATGAAAATATTGAAAGTAAATGTAAATGGTCTCCATTTAATGGATTTAAATTCAAAGGAACACCCACTCATACTATCATTGCAGGAAAAATTAAAATGCAAGATGGCAAAATTTTAGGAGATCCAGAAGGCACTCCTTTAGTTTTTAGTTAA